In Thermodesulfobacteriota bacterium, a genomic segment contains:
- a CDS encoding cytochrome c3 family protein, producing MKKCVSLSRGWLALAMGCGLAAGLLAPAGVAWALSGVCSDCHTMHNSQDGSPMATYGGGAGPNEFLTRGSCIGCHAQGGASKILTVGSGAQIPQVYHTDGSGNLAAGNFGYIDGTIGTGASGTKGHNVIDLFGANSDPAVSAAPGVILFHNLTDSNLRCAGGRGCHGVRKDVAGNYGLPAVRGAHHSNVEGALGTADALGNSYRFLLGVKGVENSTDRWQNKSAASHNEYFGATSPQTYGCGGGSEVTCHAAPDSRVIPPGNTMSSFCGSCHGQFHSLAASNGVTGIGTGTGSPFVRHPTDVILDRSGGTAEYAFYNGGGTTFSVEAPVARLTVPGAVSSAVVPSQSAVMCLSCHFAHGSDYPDMLRWEYNQNAHTNGAGNSNNGCFICHTTKDDA from the coding sequence ATGAAAAAGTGCGTATCCCTGTCCCGCGGTTGGCTGGCCCTGGCGATGGGCTGTGGTCTGGCAGCAGGGCTGCTGGCTCCGGCTGGCGTGGCCTGGGCCCTGTCCGGCGTCTGTTCCGACTGCCACACCATGCACAACAGTCAGGATGGCTCGCCCATGGCCACCTATGGCGGCGGCGCCGGGCCCAACGAGTTCCTCACCCGGGGCTCCTGCATCGGCTGCCATGCCCAGGGCGGGGCCAGCAAGATCCTGACCGTCGGCTCCGGCGCCCAGATCCCCCAGGTCTACCACACGGACGGCAGTGGCAACCTGGCAGCCGGCAACTTCGGGTACATCGACGGCACCATCGGCACCGGCGCCTCGGGAACCAAGGGCCACAACGTCATCGACCTGTTTGGTGCCAACTCCGACCCGGCAGTGAGCGCCGCGCCGGGCGTCATCCTCTTCCACAACCTTACCGACTCCAACCTGCGTTGCGCCGGTGGCCGCGGCTGCCACGGGGTGCGCAAGGACGTGGCCGGCAACTACGGTCTGCCGGCCGTGCGCGGCGCCCATCACAGCAACGTCGAGGGTGCCCTCGGCACGGCCGACGCCCTGGGCAACAGCTACCGCTTCCTACTGGGCGTCAAGGGGGTGGAGAACAGCACCGACCGCTGGCAGAACAAGTCGGCGGCCAGCCACAACGAGTATTTCGGCGCCACCAGCCCCCAGACCTACGGCTGCGGCGGCGGCTCCGAGGTGACCTGCCATGCGGCCCCGGACAGCCGAGTCATCCCACCCGGCAACACCATGAGCTCGTTTTGCGGCAGCTGCCACGGCCAGTTCCACTCCCTGGCCGCCAGCAACGGCGTCACCGGCATCGGCACCGGCACCGGGTCGCCCTTTGTCCGCCATCCCACCGACGTCATTCTCGACCGGTCGGGGGGCACCGCCGAGTACGCCTTCTACAACGGCGGCGGCACCACCTTCAGCGTCGAGGCGCCGGTGGCCCGGCTGACCGTGCCGGGGGCGGTGTCCAGCGCCGTCGTGCCCTCCCAGTCGGCGGTGATGTGCCTGTCCTGCCACTTCGCGCACGGCTCCGACTACCCGGATATGCTCCGCTGGGAGTACAACCAGAACGCCCACACGAACGGCGCCGGCAACAGCAACAACGGCTGCTTCATCTGCCACACCACCAAGGACGACGCCTAA
- a CDS encoding DUF3047 domain-containing protein, translating into MIRLAAIVVGLCLVAAAPGTRAAERVLDDLTDGMDPAWQEKTFAGRTRYRLIQDQSAPCIEALSVASASGLVFPIRYQLADWPILRWRWRIDRSLAAGDTGRKEGDDYAARVYVVFPSVLFWRTRALSYVWASRLARGAAVPNPYTANTIMIAVESGDQLAGQWQEEERDVLADFRTHFSGEPPPVGAIGIMTDTDNTGETATACYGPIRLASPAPAAGASRP; encoded by the coding sequence ATGATCCGCCTTGCTGCCATCGTGGTCGGCCTCTGTCTCGTGGCCGCCGCCCCCGGTACCCGGGCTGCAGAGCGCGTCCTCGATGATCTGACCGACGGCATGGATCCGGCCTGGCAGGAGAAGACCTTCGCCGGCCGCACCCGGTACCGGCTGATCCAGGATCAGAGCGCTCCCTGCATCGAGGCCCTAAGCGTGGCCAGCGCCTCGGGCCTCGTCTTTCCCATCCGCTACCAGCTGGCCGACTGGCCGATTCTGCGCTGGCGCTGGCGGATCGATCGCTCCCTTGCCGCCGGCGACACCGGGCGTAAGGAAGGGGACGACTACGCGGCCCGCGTCTACGTCGTTTTTCCGTCCGTGCTCTTCTGGCGCACCCGGGCCTTGAGCTATGTCTGGGCCAGCCGCCTGGCCAGGGGTGCCGCGGTGCCCAACCCGTACACCGCCAACACCATCATGATCGCGGTGGAGAGTGGCGACCAGCTGGCCGGTCAGTGGCAGGAGGAGGAGCGGGATGTCCTGGCCGATTTCCGGACGCATTTCAGCGGCGAGCCGCCGCCGGTGGGCGCCATTGGCATCATGACCGATACCGACAACACCGGCGAGACGGCCACCGCCTGCTACGGTCCCATCCGCCTCGCCTCCCCCGCCCCGGCAGCTGGCGCTTCCCGGCCCTAG
- a CDS encoding 4Fe-4S dicluster domain-containing protein → MLFRTLTREELPRLVSRLAAANRVFAPVEAGRGHGGRPLYAFREVADFAAMRLDYTSTRMSAKRFFLPHREDLASFAVDGRRWHKSVDYGLREPFVLFGLHACDINALHKLDKVLLHSAYPMPSYGIRRRNAFIVGVDCQPQPFCFCRSMGASTALSGFDLFLTNLGSHYLVEIQSDTAFNLLQGVHTGEPEEQDHVRYLELAASRNRHFTAQVDTTDLTKILDMEFQSPVWEAWGERCLACGTCAAVCPTCYCYGVEESVALDLRHARKTKHLHSCNLIDFATVAGGHNFRPERHVRLKYRYYHKHRGFVEAYEESLCVGCGRCGQACLAEITVPEVIASVRGEGGAR, encoded by the coding sequence ATGCTTTTTCGGACCCTGACCAGAGAAGAGCTGCCGCGGCTGGTGTCCCGGCTGGCGGCCGCCAACCGGGTCTTCGCACCGGTGGAGGCAGGTCGCGGCCATGGCGGCCGTCCTCTCTACGCCTTCCGGGAGGTGGCCGATTTCGCCGCCATGCGGCTGGACTATACCTCCACCCGGATGTCGGCCAAACGCTTCTTCCTTCCCCACCGGGAAGACCTGGCCTCCTTTGCCGTGGATGGCCGCCGCTGGCACAAGAGTGTGGACTACGGACTCCGGGAGCCCTTCGTGCTCTTCGGCCTGCATGCCTGCGACATCAACGCCTTGCACAAGCTGGACAAGGTGCTCCTGCACAGCGCCTATCCCATGCCCTCTTACGGGATCAGGCGCCGCAACGCCTTCATCGTCGGGGTCGACTGCCAGCCGCAGCCCTTCTGCTTCTGCCGCTCCATGGGCGCCAGCACCGCCCTGTCCGGCTTCGATCTCTTTCTGACCAACCTGGGCAGCCACTACCTGGTGGAAATCCAGTCCGACACCGCCTTCAACCTGCTCCAGGGGGTGCACACCGGTGAGCCGGAGGAACAGGATCATGTCCGCTACCTGGAGCTGGCTGCCAGCCGCAACCGCCACTTCACCGCCCAGGTCGACACCACCGATCTCACCAAGATCCTGGACATGGAGTTCCAGTCCCCGGTCTGGGAGGCCTGGGGGGAGCGGTGTCTTGCCTGCGGCACCTGCGCGGCCGTCTGCCCCACCTGCTACTGTTACGGCGTGGAAGAGAGCGTGGCCCTGGATCTGCGGCATGCCCGCAAGACCAAGCACCTCCATTCCTGCAACCTCATCGACTTCGCGACCGTGGCTGGCGGCCACAACTTCCGGCCGGAGCGGCACGTGCGTCTCAAATACCGGTATTACCACAAGCACCGCGGCTTCGTGGAGGCCTACGAGGAATCCCTGTGCGTGGGCTGCGGCCGTTGCGGTCAGGCCTGTCTGGCGGAGATCACCGTGCCGGAGGTCATTGCCTCGGTGCGGGGCGAAGGGGGAGCACGATGA
- a CDS encoding alanine-zipper protein: MKRVIVPVLMLGLLVTSGCTCLTKEQADEQIGSLQQRVEASDKRLSSAENKLDTLAKRVDGLDARVAALEADVREAKAAASRADSRANEALQKAEAAMRRAEACLGKGLKK, from the coding sequence ATGAAAAGGGTGATCGTGCCGGTGTTGATGTTGGGCCTCCTGGTGACCAGCGGCTGCACGTGCCTGACCAAGGAGCAGGCGGATGAGCAGATCGGCTCTTTGCAGCAGAGGGTGGAAGCCAGCGACAAGCGCTTGAGCTCTGCCGAGAACAAGCTCGACACCCTGGCCAAGAGGGTGGATGGCCTGGATGCCCGGGTGGCAGCCCTGGAGGCCGACGTCCGGGAAGCGAAGGCTGCGGCCAGCCGGGCCGACAGCCGGGCCAACGAGGCCCTGCAAAAGGCCGAGGCGGCGATGCGCCGGGCCGAGGCCTGCCTGGGCAAGGGCCTCAAGAAGTAG